In the Arachis ipaensis cultivar K30076 chromosome B10, Araip1.1, whole genome shotgun sequence genome, one interval contains:
- the LOC107622406 gene encoding uncharacterized protein LOC107622406, translated as MALLLHSPFPPSLSPRSHLHPNPNPNSAPNRFFLFVIPVTYNAAFRFSAHHRLLPSPSPAIPCRHSLLTTPLQLPGAALRLAVSVLLFLCFSFCLGGVRACSASMPSVATAASSVNEDQTVQDDGDEGKHDNEENVELEAAFNTWKSKTFALTVPLKVVALRGSLPPSWIKDFINSQGKRLKFNVKYHASLDGIFSELSIPFTKGNLGPASALAADIVGIGDSWLKFAIKKAIIEPIRDVEDQDWFKGLDEKWKVYLRRNCEGEMDPKGDIWAAPYRWGCMVIAYKTNKFQNHKLAPIEDWEDLWRPDLAGKIAMVDSPREVVGAVLKYMGASYNAKNINLEVNGGRDAVKLNLALLAKQVRLFDSVNYLKAFGVGDVWVAVGWSSDVIPVAKRMSDVAVIVPKSGASLWADLWVCLLYALSPGFKQIRLVGASGDHPH; from the exons ATGGCTTTGTTGCTGCATTCTCCCTTTCCCCCATCTCTCTCTCCCCGCTCACATCTCCACCCGAATCCTAACCCTAACTCTGCTCCCAATCGTTTCTTCCTTTTCGTCATTCCCGTCACTTATAATGCCGCTTTTCGATTCTCCGCTCACCATCGTCTGCTTCCATCGCCCTCCCCTGCCATCCCCTGCCGTCATTCCTTACTAACAACCCCTCTTCAGCTGCCGGGGGCTGCTCTGCGCCTCGCCGTTTCGGTGCTGCTGTTTCTCTGCTTCAGCTTCTGCCTCGGCGGCGTTCGAGCTTGTTCGGCATCTATGCCCTCTGTTGCCACCGCTGCTTCCTCCGTTAACGAGGACCAAACGGTTCAAG ATGATGGCGATGAAGGAAAACATGATAATGAAGAAAATGTGGAACTAGAAGCAGCTTTTAATACTTGGAAATCCAAAACATTTGCATTGACTGTTCCTTTGAAAGTTGTTGCTCTACGCGGTTCTCTGCCTCCTTCGTGGATCAAG GACTTCATAAATTCTCAAGGAAAGAGATTAAAGTTTAATGTGAAGTATCATGCCAGTCTTGATGGTATCTTTTCTGAGCTATCAATTCCTTTTACTAAAGGAAATCTCGGGCCTGCCTCTGCTTTGGCAGCAGATATTGTTGGAATTGGTGATTCATGGCTTAAATTTGCCATTAAAAAAGCTATAATTGAGCCAATAAGGGATGTAGAAGATCAGGATTGGTTTAAAGGCTTAGATGAGAAATGGAAG GTATATCTACGCAGGAACTGTGAGGGAGAAATGGATCCTAAAGGTGACATATGGGCGGCTCCGTATAGATGGGGCTGCATGGTAATAGCATACAAGACAAATAAATTTCAAAACCATAAGTTGGCTCCTATAGAG GATTGGGAAGATCTGTGGCGGCCTGATCTTGCAGGGAAAATTGCAATGGTTGATTCTCCTAGAGAAGTTGTTGGTGCAGTTTTGAAGTATATGGGGGCTTCCTACAATGCAAAGAATATCAACTTGGAAGTCAATGGTGGGAGAGATGCTGTCAAGCTCAATTTGGCATTGCTTGCAAAACAG GTCCGATTGTTTGATAGTGTAAACTACCTAAAAGCTTTTGGAGTTGGAGACGTGTGGGTAGCTGTTGGATGGAGTAGTGATGTTATCCCTGTTGCTAAGCGCATGTCTGATGTTGCAGTTATTGTTCCAAAGTCTGGAGCAAGTTTATGGGCGGATCTCTGGGTATGTCTCTTATATGCCTTGTCTCC AGGATTCAAACAAATCAGATTGGTGGGCGCATCAGGGG
- the LOC107619860 gene encoding aspartic proteinase CDR1 has translation MTVDGFSTELIPRHSPASPFYNPSRSHYEHLQDAIERSRKRLNHFENKIEAPLSPGDIEYLMRISIGTPPVEFVAIADTGSDLTWTQCLPCTQCYKQNFPIFDPRRSSSYNTISCKADVCFDLQTISSGCDRSNGTCEYLYGYADGSRTQGTLSIESITIGGAVIRNNIFGCSHISTGTFQKIGGSGIIGLGAGKLSLVSQLGESGRKFSYCLAPYSSKSTSKISFGSDAFVSGVSTPIQSDPAYDAFYFLTLESLSVGNKTIPLPSSNGVIRGGGGNIVIDSGTTLTLLPQETVLRLSSALEDAISLPKTVDPSRTFNLCYRVEGETEFPNVTADFKGARVVLRSINTFVEVADGVVCLAILPTQQEVSVFGNIAQTNFLVGYDLDARAVSFKPTDCTKAN, from the coding sequence ATGACTGTTGATGGGTTCAGCACGGAACTGATTCCCCGGCATTCTCCCGCGTCCCCGTTTTACAACCCATCAAGAAGCCACTACGAGCATTTGCAGGATGCAATCGAGCGATCACGGAAGCGACTGAACCATTTCGAGAACAAAATAGAGGCCCCTCTGAGTCCGGGCGATATAGAGTATCTGATGCGGATATCCATTGGAACTCCACCGGTGGAGTTTGTGGCAATAGCAGACACTGGCAGCGATCTAACATGGACTCAGTGCCTGCCATGCACACAATGCTATAAGCAAAACTTCCCCATCTTCGATCCCCGCCGTTCGTCCTCTTACAACACCATCTCATGCAAGGCTGACGTGTGTTTCGACCTACAAACCATAAGCTCAGGTTGTGACCGAAGCAACGGCACATGTGAGTATCTTTATGGATATGCCGACGGTTCCCGAACCCAGGGAACGCTATCCATTGAAAGTATTACCATCGGCGGAGCTGTCATTCGCAACAATATATTCGGATGTTCACATATAAGCACGGGGACTTTTCAGAAAATAGGAGGGAGCGGCATCATAGGGCTTGGTGCTGGCAAACTTTCCTTAGTTTCTCAGTTAGGTGAGTCTGGGAGAAAATTCTCCTATTGTCTAGCACCATATTCTTCTAAATCCACCAGCAAGATAAGCTTCGGTTCCGATGCCTTTGTTTCTGGTGTCTCAACTCCTATTCAGAGTGATCCTGCCTACGACGCCTTCTACTTCCTCACACTTGAATCCCTCAGCGTTGGCAACAAGACAATCCCACTCCCGTCATCAAACGGTGTAATTCGAGGAGGAGGGGGGAATATCGTCATTGATTCTGGCACAACGCTCACATTGCTACCACAAGAGACAGTTCTTCGATTGAGTTCGGCTTTGGAAGACGCCATAAGCCTTCCCAAGACGGTTGACCCTAGCAGAACATTTAACCTTTGTTACAGGGTCGAGGGGGAGACTGAATTTCCGAATGTCACTGCAGATTTCAAGGGGGCTCGAGTGGTGCTACGCTCAATCAATACCTTCGTAGAGGTTGCAGATGGTGTGGTGTGTTTGGCAATTTTGCCAACACAACAAGAAGTATCTGTTTTTGGGAACATTGCTCAGACCAACTTCTTAGTGGGATATGATCTTGATGCTCGCGCTGTCTCTTTTAAGCCTACCGATTGTACCAAAGCCAATTAA
- the LOC107623042 gene encoding pectin acetylesterase 8: MKGTRMAKWLSLLVFVVLLLKTEGVDVGLTYVQSAVPKGAVCLDGSPPAYHFDKGFGAGINNWIVHFEGGGWCNNASVCLDRRDTRLGSSKQMDQTASFSGYLSNKQKFNPDFYNWNRIKVRYCDGSSFTGDVEAVDPKTNLHYRGGRIFVAVIEDLLAKGMRNAQNAILSGCLAGRLKAILQCDRFRSLIPAGAKAKCISDAGYFINVKDVSGAQHIQEFYSQVVATHGSAKNLPASCTSRLSPGLCFFPENVVSQIRTPIFFVNAAYDSWQIKNILAPGVADPHGQWRDCKLDIKKCSSAQLSVMQGFRTNFLSALSGVGSSPARGKFIDGCYAHCQMGTQETWMRADSPLLAKTTIAKAVGDWYYERRPFHEIDCTYPCNPTCHNRIFDNNRRSDD; this comes from the exons ATGAAGGGCACAAGAATGGCAAAATGGTTAAGTCTTCTGGTTTTTGTAGTTCTATTGCTTAAGACAGAAGGGGTTGATGTAGGACTCACTTATGTTCAAAGTGCTGTACCAAAAGGAGCTG TTTGCTTGGATGGAAGTCCACCAGCTTACCACTTTGATAAGGGGTTTGGAGCAGGAATTAACAACTGGATTGTTCACTTTGAG GGAGGAGGTTGGTGCAACAATGCCTCTGTTTGTCTCGATCGCAGGGACACTCGCTTAGGTTCATCTAAGCAAATGGATCAGACAGCTTCCTTTTCTGGATATTTGAGCAACAAGCAAAAATTTAACCCAG ATTTCTACAACTGGAACAGAATCAAGGTTAGATACTGTGATGGTTCATCGTTTACCGGTGACGTCGAAGCAGTTGATCCT AAAACCAATTTGCACTACAGAGGAGGAAGAATTTTTGTTGCTGTCATTGAAGACTTGCTGGCAAAAGGAATGAGAAATGCTCAAA ATGCTATTCTTTCAGGGTGTTTAGCAGGAAGATTGAAAGCAATACTACAATGCGATCGCTTTAGATCTCTAATTCCGGCAGGAGCTAAAGCCAAATGCATTTCAGATGCTGGTTATTTCATCAATGT AAAGGATGTCTCTGGAGCACAACACATTCAAGAGTTCTACAGTCAAGTTGTTGCAACACAT GGATCGGCGAAGAATTTGCCTGCCTCGTGCACTTCAAGACTGAGCCCAGGGCTG TGTTTCTTCCCAGAGAATGTGGTATCACAAATCAGGACaccaattttctttgttaatgcAGCATATGACTCATGGCAG ATAAAGAACATATTGGCACCAGGTGTTGCTGATCCGCACGGGCAATGGCGCGATTGCAAGCTTGATATTAAGAAATGTTCTTCTGCTCAGCTCAGTGTAATGCAAG gGTTCAGGACGAACTTCTTGAGCGCATTGAGTGGAGTGGGGAGCTCGCCAGCTCGGGGGAAGTTCATAGACGGATGCTATGCTCACTGCCAAATGGGAACCCAAGAGACATGGATGAGAGCTGACTCGCCTCTGTTGGCCAAAACAACAATCGCCAAGGCTGTCGGAGATTGGTATTATGAGAGAAGGCCATTCCATGAGATTGATTGCACTTACCCTTGCAACCCCACCTGCCACAACCGTATCTTTGATAACAACCGTCGCTCAGATGATTAG
- the LOC107619861 gene encoding protein NUCLEAR FUSION DEFECTIVE 4-like, translating to MKGGNSGREIMLGNSRKWIIVVVTIWLQAFTGTNFDFSQYSSAMKSALNISQMQLNYLATANDMGKLFGWSSGFALIYFPLPAVMFIAAAMGFVSYGLQWLLLQGFIHLPYFLVFVVSVLGGVSICWFNTVCFVLCIRSFPVKRALALSLTVSFNGVSGALYTLAANSIDPSSPTLYLLLNALLPLLVSFAAALLAPVMPHSPAHHDHSNSDSIMFLVLNFLATLTGLYLLLFASHASAGDVASNRLFLGGAIFLLVLPLFVAYASSWSRPTVHDDDLELHKELIISCKRMLEEEQCGGAVLGRLDFWLYYVTYICGGTIGLVYSNNLGQIAESVGTSCDISTLVMVYASFSFFGRLLSGLPDYIGSKLYFARTGWLCIALIPTPVAFTFMALSQTPLALPIGTALIAFSSGFIFAAAVSVTSELFGPNSVAVNHNLLITNIPIGSLLYGFLSALLYDANTNSGVCIGRQCYFWTFVCWACTAVLGLLSSLLLFFRTKHAYQLHDGFVRG from the exons ATGAAAGGAGGCAACAGTGGCAGGGAGATTATGCTGGGGAATTCTCGGAAGTGGATAATTGTGGTGGTCACCATATGGCTGCAGGCCTTCACCGGCACCAACTTCGATTTCTCGCAGTACTCCTCCGCCATGAAATCCGCCCTCAACATATCGCAGATGCAGCTCAACTACCTAGCCACCGCCAACGACATGGGCAAGCTCTTTGGCTGGTCCTCCGGTTTCGCCCTCATCTACTTCCCTCTTCCTGCCGTCATGTTCATCGCCGCCGCCATGGGATTTGTCAGCTACGGCCTCCAGTGGCTCCTTCTCCAAGGCTTCATCCACCTCCCTTATTTTCTG GTGTTTGTTGTGAGTGTGTTAGGAGGGGTGAGCATATGTTGGTTCAACACAGTGTGCTTTGTTCTGTGCATAAGGAGTTTTCCGGTGAAGAGAGCACTGGCACTGTCCCTCACCGTCAGCTTCAATGGTGTGAGCGGGGCACTCTACACGCTGGCCGCCAATTCAATAGACCCTTCATCTCCTACTCTCTATCTCCTTCTCAATGCCCTTCTTCCCCTTCTCGTCTCCTTCGCCGCCGCCTTGTTGGCCCCAGTTATGCCCCACTCTCCTGCTCATCATGATCACTCTAACAGCGACTCCATCATGTTCCTAGTACTCAACTTCCTGGCCACTCTCACTGgcctctacctcctcctctttgCCTCCCATGCATCCGCGGGCGATGTGGCATCCAACAGGCTCTTCTTGGGGGGCGCCATTTTCCTTCTTGTCTTGCCCTTATTCGTTGCTTATGCCAGCTCGTGGTCTCGTCCAACAGTTCATGACGACGACCTCGAGCTGCATAAGGAACTCATCATTAGCTGCAAAAGGATGCTGGAAGAAGAGCAGTGTGGCGGCGCCGTTCTTGGAAGGCTGGATTTCTGGCTCTACTATGTTACCTACATTTGCGGAGGAACTATTGGGCTTGTGTATAGCAATAACCTGGGACAGATTGCGGAGTCAGTGGGCACGAGTTGTGACATTTCTACACTTGTGATGGTGTAtgcctccttctccttcttcggTCGCTTGCTTTCGGGTCTACCCGACTATATTGGTAGCAAATTGTACTTTGCAAGAACTGGTTGGCTATGCATTGCACTAATACCCACCCCAGTTGCATTCACATTCATGGCGCTATCACAAACTCCCCTCGCACTCCCCATAGGCACGGCGTTGATAGCCTTCAGTTCCGGATTCATATTCGCTGCTGCCGTCTCCGTCACGTCGGAACTCTTTGGTCCCAACAGTGTTGCCGTCAATCACAACCTTCTCATAACAAACATCCCAATTGGATCCCTGCTCTACGGCTTCCTGTCCGCCTTACTCTACGACGCCAACACAAACTCCGGCGTGTGCATTGGCAGGCAGTGCTACTTCTGGACTTTTGTGTGCTGGGCTTGCACAGCTGTCCTCGGACTGCTTTCTAGTCTCCTCTTGTTCTTCAGAACCAAACATGCATACCAATTACATGATGGCTTTGTAAGAGGATGA